The Elaeis guineensis isolate ETL-2024a chromosome 5, EG11, whole genome shotgun sequence DNA segment ggataaaattttattaactaTACTATTGTCATGTTATAAAAATGCAATAATGTTAAATTTGACTAGGAAATTATGAACGACAGGAAGGACGAAACCTTAGCGAATATGGCTGCTAGGACAGAAGGAGCAAGATTGACGTCACGGGGAGCTGCCAATCAACCGGTTGAGCGGGCTCTTGATGCACCGGCCACTTAGACAGACATTACTGGTGTATGTCAGGTATTGGTCTAGCTTATTCAGTAGCAGCAGCAATAGGCACAAACTGCTCCTCGACCTACCTCATCTATGGAGTTATACTATaagagattcagaaggctcaacccatCACTATTTGAAGGTGGACCTGATCCTATAGTtgcagagacatggattcgagagatAAAGAAGATATTTGATGCCTTGCAGTACCTTGAAAATGTGAATGTCAGATTAGCCGTACCTATGTTAAAAGAAAATACTGAGTTCTGGTGGACCGCAATACAAGCTGCCTATGGGAATAATAATGACCAGCTCACTTGagaagaattcaaagagatattttatgatcagtacttctCTGGGATAATGAGATTATTTCTGTCtttaaagcaaaaggatgatatgacaATGTTGGAATATGGCAACAAATTTAACGAGCTAGACCGCTTCTGCCCCCAGCTTATGAAGTTCGAAAGGAGCAAAGCCAATCGATTTGAACAAGGTCTAAGCAATGGAATTCGGTCTCATCTGTCTTCTTATATTTTCAATGACTACAAGGACGTGCTGGAGCAAGCTTTGAAGGTGGAGTCAGAATTACAAAGATCAGATGTGGAAAGAGGAGATAGAAAGAGATCAAGATCAGCAGAAAATTCAAAGGATcagcaaaaaatttttaaaaataataactctgataagaaaaaagaatCTACATTCTGCTCATATTGTAGAAAAAATCATAATGGATCTTGTCTCAAGAAGATAAAAGCATACTTCTTATGTAGCgagaaaggacatatggctcgtgattgcccaaataagaaaaaGGATGGCTCTTAACCTACCAGACTAGCtaaccaaaaatagaaaggaaatgcACGAGTGTTTGCTTTAACCCAATAAGAGGCCAACGCAAGTGATCAAGTGATGACAGGTACTATCCTAGTCAATTTCATACATGCTCGTGTGCTATTCGATTCCAGTTCTtctcactcttttatatctcttaagtttgctacttctttgaattgtaTGCCTGATGAATTGATTGAGtcattatatgttagcacacctcTTAAGAACATTACTAttgctaacattatttttaagaattgcataatccaaataggaGAAAGAGATTAGTAGTAGATCTGATTCAATtaaatatgcatgattttgatattattcttgagatgaactggttatcttcataccatgctcatattgattattttgaaaaaagtGTGGTATTTAAAATTTCTGGTGAACCGCAGTTCTTCTTTCAAAGCGAAGCTCATAATGTGGAACCCAAATAGTTGAAGCCTTCTTTAAGTATTATCTCAATTATGAATGCAAGGAAGGCTTTAAGAAAAGGATGCAAGACATTTTTGGCCCGTGTAGTGGATGCCGAGAAGGAGAAGATAAAGTTGGACGATATTCCAATTGTtaaaaaattttctgatatttttccagATGAACTACCTAGATTGCCTCCAGATCGTGAGGTTGAATTCAAAATTGATATCACACAAGGGATCGGACCTATATCAAAACTTCATTATCGGATGGCTTCCGTGGAATTATGTgaattaaaggatcaactacAAGAATTTTTGGACAAAAAGTTTGTCCGGCTAGGTACATCACCCTGGGGAGCTCCtatgttatttgtgaaaaagaaagataggAGCATGCTTATAcattgactatcgggagttgaacaaggtaaccatgaagaataaatatcctcttcctcgaatagatgacttatttgatcaattgcaaggtgcacaagtttttTCCAAAATTGATCTACGATATCAGATTAttatcaactaagaattagagatgaagatgtgcCTAAGACTACATTCAGAACCAGGTATGACCaatatgaatttttagtaatgtcttttggactaaccaatgcaccgactgcttttatggatatgatgaacaggattttcaaACCGTATCTAGATCAATTcattgttgtttttattgatgatattctaGTTTATTCTAAAAGTATAGAGGAACATAAAAGATATTTAAGGATTATGTTACAAATattgagagaagagaagctcttcgccaagctCAGTAAGTGTGagttctggttggatagtgtCATCTTCTTCGgccatgtaatatctaaggaaggaatctcagtcgacccaaagaagatagaagctatggtgaattggcctcgtccgactaatgtgatagaagttagaagcttcttaggcttggttggttattatagaagattcatcgaggaattttttcaaattataatttttctaaCCCGCTTGACCCagaaatgaataaaatttgaGTGGAGCAGTGAATAtgagcagagttttcaagatctgaagcaacgattgatatctaCCCTAGTTTTTACTTTACCTTCTAGTaatggaggatttgtcatttatagtgatgcttccaagAAGGGGTTAGACTGTGTATTGATCCAAAACGATAAGGTGATAGCCTATGCTTCTTGATAACTAAAACCCTATAAGCAAAACTACCTGACACACGATTTGGAGTTAGGAGCTATAATTTTTACCTTGAAGATTTGGCGACATTATTTATATGGGGAATCATGTGAAatttttactgatcataagagcttaaagtacttatttactcaaaaagagctgaatatgaggcaaagaaggtggcttgaactattaaaggactatgatctaaatattaaatatcatcctgAAAAAGCTAATGTGGTGGCAGATACACTTAGTaggaaatctacagtaaaagtgACGGCTTTGCTTGCTATTCAGCAACAAATTTtgagggatcttgaagatttGCAAATTGAAGTGATCTGTactgatgttaagaatgtgttagccaatttaATGGTATAATCAGTATTGATTGAATGGATAAAAGTGGCCCAACAGAATGATATTTGTTTGTGTCAGCTCAAAAAGAACATGGAGAAAGGGTTACGACCTGAGCTTAGGCTTCATACAGATGGTACTCTATATTTTgggaacagattatgtataccTGGAGATCccgatttaaagaaaaaaattttgaagtccaTAAATCTCGTTTCTCCATTCATCCTAGTggtacaaagatgtatagagatttaaaacaatATTTCTGATGGAATGaaatgaagcaggagatagctcaGTTTGTATCTCGATGCTTGGTATGCCAGCAAGTGAAAGTCGAACATCAAAGAACTGTTGGTTTGCTAAAACTattagagataccagaatggaaatgggagcatattacGATAGATTTCATCGTAGGACTTCCAAGGACAGCGAGGAAAAATGATGCTGTGTAggtgattgttgatcggcttactaaatcagctcatTTCCTATCCTTCCGAGATGGtactccacttgataagttagcacggatgtatattgatggaataGTGCACCTGCATGGTGTTTCAGTAAGCATTGTGTTTGATCGAGATCCACGATTTGTATCCAGATTTTGGAAAAGCTTTCAAGATGCTATGGAGTTtgaattgaggcttagtacttctttccatccccagaccgatggccaatctgaaaggacaattcaaactcttgaggatatgttGAGAGCTTGTGCTTTCAATTTTAgaggacattgggataatcaCGTGACTCTAATAGAATTTgcttataataacagttttcattctagtatcaagatggcaccctatgaagtCTTATATAAAAGAAAGTGTAGATCTCCTTTGTATTGAGATGACGTGGGTGAAAAGAAATTATTGGATCTtgagttagttcaagatgctagaGAAAAAATTTATCAGATCAAGGAAAGACTTAAGGCAGCACAAGATAGATAGAAGAGTTGGGCTGATAGAAAGAGAAGAGAACTGAAATTTCAGGTTGGCGaacatattttcttaaaaatatcACCTACAAAGGgggtcatgaggtttgggagacatggcaagctgagtccacgATATATTagactttttaaaattttgagcaaagtaggagatgttgcttacgaactagctttaccaTCAGAATTGTCAAAAGTAcataatgtctttcatgttttacTACTGAGGAAGTTTGTACCTGATCCGAATAACGtggtaaagtatgagccattgcaagttcatgaagacttaacCTATAAAGAGTTtttcctccgaattattgatcgaaaagagcaagtcctAAGGCGGCGCATCACtccatatgtgaagattcattagagtaatcatgaagagagagaggctacttgggagcttgaagatgatatgaagtcaAGATATCCTCACTTATTTGATAATGAAGGTATGCTAAGTTttgaggatgaatttttttttaaaaggagtAGAATGTAATATCCTATCTAAAGCCCCTTAAGCGCACCCATGTTGGCCCAATTAgcccacagaaaaaaaaaaaaaagaaacagagaacgaagactcccgttgggagtcttcttcttccccatATCCGACcaggagaagaactcccagagCCATCGAAAAATCTTGGGAAGAACCCTATAAATCCCCTCTCTCCCCTTCCATAGCCAGTCACAACAAGCATTGAGATCTCCCCCTtcttcctctcaaaatttttcgtTGAATCTGTCGACCCTGTTCTCGTGTTCTCCTCAATTTCTTGTTGGAGACCTCATCGGAGTCGAAGGTAAACCCcgattctccttcctctcttccttctcctccttcccatggcttcgtgcaccctcgtcggCCGTCGGGTTTGTCGGAAAACCCACAAAACCTTGCGGCTCTGATGTGCTCTGTTTGGCTGAActattttcctctcttttctggcCACCGGTGCTGTCGTTTGCGGTGTCTCTtccctaggataggatcctcacCCCTCTACCTATCTTTCTCGAAGGTCTTGGCcgccggtgaccggccaatgattgaaaaacaaaagaaaagtagcGGGTCTCctgttttttgaattttttctaaatccCCCACCGGCCGAGCTTTGCTGCCGACGATCTTTTGCTCTCCACTGTCGGCCGCTACTGTCGGATCTCCGATCGTACCGCTACACTTCGTCAGAGCATGAGCCACTAAGTCCCCTCGATCCCTCCTCTGTTCGGccaggaagagaaaggagaaaagaagagaaagaagaagaagaagaaaagaaaaggaaaagaaaaaaaaagaaagaaagaaaagaaaaaaagaaaagaaaagaaaaaaagagagaggattttctctctcctctctccccctttctctctcttttcctctcttctttcttcactttctctctctactttttctctctaatattttctctctcctcctttctctctctaaaaaagactTGTAGATCATGTATCGGGCCATCTTTTTTCCTTCTAAGGATCTATGATCCTGAATCGATTTAGTGTCCGGGAGGTTTATCGGACTGGTCATCTAgtcaatcattttttttattatttgactttattgaatatatggaataaaatttaatcttgatttaatattttaaataaaattatctaattcatttaaggaagactaaagatctaaGATGATTGAGGTAAGTGGAtattatgctccttatttatttttaaataattatatttttatacaaagaattactgttgatgaaattatatttttcataaaatacggatcagcatatgtgatatgaaaaagcacattttattatgagcattggtTCCATGAAtgtgttttatgaaaatagtatgattatgaagcatgaatttcattatttttcccatctatgtatatatatgttttaaaaaaaagatataagtatttcaaaggctctcagatagctacgaatgaatctcttcggaaaggtcgacattcggagctagcatccacacaaaATATGGCCCCGCCAACGGATATAAAATTGGCATACGAAAtaaaactctgtcgattaagaaatatggccctgtcacgggtataatagtgatcttagcacgaatgtctgtgagcaatattttgaaacatgatacgaatacatgaaaagaatgatttatgattcatgtttatgaaatattcatgatttatacatgtatgattggtttatgacttattttattatatgttctatgaaatactttattttatattatctattattttctaaAGATTACATTATCGTGGAAAAACTTATGctggatccggtaaggaagcacaagttctacttactgagttaatgtagctcatattcttttcatcttctttttcttgtatagagaaataaggctaggatcggTGAAAAGAATTCAGGTTTGGGAATCTgtgaagcaagcttgaaaattttgtagtgaaaatttagtttatgtttatggattgtagctattataaatttttagacttgggttattattttcttttggatttagatgctctgagctagttttggtttaattaaacatTTGAATTgagttttattattatttttatttatgatgcacctattattatatttaagaagatgaatattggcttcgtgttatcataGGATGTACCCTtcgatagcatggccgtgttatatccCAGATTTGGGACGCGACattgattgtttctattttatttcttctttcttcctactacaATGCGCAGTATTGAAAAGGTCCTGAgagatggtgtcctgaccagacatccactaaCGAAAGATATAGATGCAACCAAGGATTGAGTTGAACGTGGCGCAAAGATATCTTGCTTACAGATAGCTGAAGACTGTTATCTTAATAGTCAATCTCCTACAGAGATATCATTATTACTGACCTGCTCGATGAAAGGAAATGGACAGGCATCAACCATTATATTGGCCAGCTGGCCGCTAGCTTTACTGGAACTTCCAATACAATGACCTTGCAATTCAAAAGAACAAACCCATTCTTTTCAAACATTTAGCTCTgttgaatcttttcttttttcccaaaaaaaaaaaaattgctgtcTAAGCATGAGTATTCGATCTGGTTACAAGGGTCCTGAGGCCTGACATAATGAACTCTCCTGCATCATTTGCTTTCCActgatatttttctttcttcttcattttttttagaaaaaaaataaaaaattgagaggGAAGGGGGAACCCATCCAAAACTTTATACCGCTATTTGATTTTAAGTAGCATGAAAGTGGAGAAGCATGACAATGCTAGAAATTCTGGAGATCTTTCCTTTGTTTTCCATATGTCATCTTGTTAGGTAATCGACATTCTCAGAAGGGTCCATACTTCAAGTATGATTGATGGTAGTTGGTGACTTCCTTTGCAGCGTGGTTCAGTTCTGTGCATCAGCTTTTGGTTACCATGCACATGCCACTGCTGCTCAGGAGATATTTGGCCAGACATTGCTGTCTTTTTGCAAATCAAATTCTGTACAAGTCAGTCAAAATTTGTCGCTTTAGTTAATGACTCTATCATGAACAAATAGAAAAAGGTGACTTAGTTCTCTACAGGAGAATGCAAACATAATCTAGACTCCTAATTGAATTTGTTTTATATGTCTTCCACAGGGTATAATGTGTTCCAATGTTTATTTGTTTTTTCAGCAATACTCAGTTTCATCTACTATGCGGCAATTGTAAGTTTTAACATCGGACTTTCTTCGAAAAAGAACTGTACAATTTAGTTTCTATGAAGCTTGCTGTACCATTGTTGTATCACCTTAGGGTTGGAAAAGGCAAAATCCTAGTGCTTGGTTTCAGCTTTCTGAGTGAAACTTGTGCTGGTGGACAATGGCCGGTCTGATTCAGTTTATTGACTGGTTCATCATGCAGGAGTGGTATAAGATTTTAAGTTACTTGAACCCTTCCACTAAAACTTCCCAATTACCAGAAAAATGCAAGCCAGGGCTTGAGGATTTCAATTCTCAGAGTGTCAGGCATCCTAGTGAGCGATGTTGGAGTTGATCTTGAATTCAGCTAGTGTATTAATAGCCGGCTAACCATTTTACATAAAATTCTGTTATTTGAattgacagaaaaaaaaaatttttttttttgaaaaatcaaatataaactaCATTTCCTTCTTTAAATTCCATGTGTCCCCAAATTTTGTCTGTTATCCTGCATgcttcatctatacatctctAACATAGCAGGATGATTGAGAGAAGTGCAGTAGCTGGTTTTAAGAAAAGTCTTTTTGAAATTTCCTTGCCCACTTTAGATCTGTAGAGCAGAATTAAGATTATTTCTTACAGGTAAGCTCATCTTTGATGTCTGTGGGATATTTCATATATGGAAGGAAGATGCAGCACAGTGCTTGAAATAGTATATCTCAATGCAGTACAAGTTACAAAAAACCATTACCATGGTAATTGTTGTATCCTTTGGATCTTGTATTTGGAAGATCAACAACCCCTCCAATTCTTTTTACTTGTGTTTCCCACCTATGCATATGATATCATATTAGCAGGAATAGGGTACTATGGATGTGATTGCACTGTCCATATCTCCTCCTCAAAAAATCTTAATTGGGAACCGAATCATGTGTTCGATTTCCTCTTGAACAACAACTTGCCTGTTCAGTCACCTTACTTCATCATCAAATTttaccttttccttttcttcacaTCTAAGATAGAAATAGTAAAACAACAAGAGCAGCAAAATAGAAAAAGATAGACTATGATTATTTACCTACTATTTCTTACTCTTGGAAAGCATGGTGGATAGCAGACAAGCACCTATAAATTCTTACTGTTTTCCAAGCCAACCTTCAAATCTCCTTAGAGATCACAATCATTTAACTAATACCTCTACTTTTTGATATGAAGCCATTGGTGTCATGCCATTTACAATTTTTCCTTTAATTTATCTTCACTTGGGATCCACATCACACATCGCTATCATGATGTGCATGTCCCAACCAGAGACATGCAGTAAACATGTCAGGGTTGGACCAAAGTATACGGACAATCGTTATCATGAACACATGCGTCGCACATGCTGCATGACAAGGTTGCATTCATTAATtccatgaaacattttccacgtaCAGAGTTAATAGTAAAGTAGAGGTTAGGTTTTCATGAGAATTTATATGCTATTGTCCTCAAAGATATCCCTCTCCATGCACCCTAGTTTTATCACGAAATGCTTTGAACTCAAAGAAAGCGCCGCCGTTAAAATTGATGTAACAATTGTTCATTCACTGCGATCAATGTAAAGTCCCTTGTGTATGGATTTTCTTGGAACGATCTAAAGTCCAATCAAATCAACAGAAATTGGTCATACGAACCACAAGGCTAGCATTCATGTGAGTGGAGACAACTAGGCCCCTCCCTCTTTATGGACCAAGCGATGTAATCTGGGAAAGGACTGTATCCCTTGATCTCTGTAGGATACAATATAATAGTCAACATTGTGCAAAAAAATCCATTACTCTTTTGTGTGAAAGATGCAAACCGAACTCATGTAAACTAGTTTACTTGGCAAAGGCATACAGCGCCAAGTGCATTTAAATGTTTCATGATCTGAATGATTTTTCGATGGATCTTATTGGCTTGTTAAactaaaaaagtataaaaaaatattgaaaataaattttgggaTTATCTTTGGGACTTTCGTTTTGTTAATTCATTAAATAAGGAGGTTATAATCGTCATCACATCCAAATGAGAATTGTCACTTTCATGGAAGTCCTGCTTCGGTCTCCCAGCGTATTGCCCTTCCTAAAGTATGCCTGCAGCTTTTGCATCTCATCACGTGCAAGTAACGTGCACCTTTCTGCGGATCTAATCCATCCCCATCCAACAGTCAGAGTTCAATATGCCTCTAACCAATATTTTGCTTCCTTTCCAAGTTCCAAGATATAAAAGAATCTATTGATTCCCATCTGAGCAACTATAAACCATATTCTTAGTTGTCTTGTAACAAAGCACAAACCCTTTTAATTTCACCTTCTGTTTTGAGCGCTACTCGTATGCAATGGACCTCACCTCCGTTATACTATCATATTATCTTAATTAAAAAAGGTAGAGACATTGtgccaaaaaaggaaaaaaggtagAGACTAAAGAACATACAAATAAGGAGATCAACTTATGACCCAAGTCGGCGTTTGGAATAAAACTAGAAGTTGAAGAAGACTCAAACTAGAAAAAAAATGCAAGATGGTTGAAGAAGTTGACAATTTGAGAGAATTCATGTCTCCCAACATGGGTTGCATATAGACCATGTATTAATCAATATTGGGCTACAAAAGGCAACATAATGATAACAAAAGGTACCACTTAATTTATGGCTATCTAAGTCATGAATCATGGATGAAGCCGGTGAAATTATTGGAAACCCATTACCCTATAATGATtcaattcaattaattctccctTGGCCAAGTTAATCAAATGAATTATTATCTGACAAATGGAATCATGCAACAAAATAACTTCTTTTCCAACAATTCAGAAAACTGTCCTTATGGCATTATGCTTTCCCACCACGACACCCGAGCTAATTATCTCTCAATagttttgctctctctctctctcggctataagattctcagatccttccATTTGCCAAACCTAATAAACGAAACCACCAAAAAGTATCCACActcttcttcttccctcctacGCTCATTGCCCAACCTTCACTCGAGCCTACTTAAAAAAGCAAACCTACAATAAAGACGTTAAAGAATTATACGCCAGAGTTTGTgaaagaatagaaaataaaagggCGGGTGGTGCACTGAGGAATAGAAAAAACCCCACGCAGCGACGCCTCGCCTTTCCATCCACTCCCCATCATCCCTCAACCAATCCTGgggaaaaaataaactaaaagctAAAAGAATGGACGTCGAACCCTagcctcctccctctccctctctctctctctctctctctctctagatcacTTCCGCCTcctccaccgccgccgccgccgccgccgccgtctCTCCGATGTGGCCGCGGTGGCGCAAGGGACCCACCGGCCCGCTCGCCTCCCCGACCCACTCCTCCTTCTCTTTCCCAACTCTCAAGGACGTCCACTCCCTCCTCCGAGACGATGAGGAGATCTCTGGCGCCGCCGGTAACTCCCCCCGGAGGCCCTCCGTCTTCCACCGCGTCCGGATCTCCGCCGCCGCCCTCCGCACGTGGCGCACCCTCTCGGACCCGAGCCCCGTGCCGACCGGCCAGGAGAAGCGTATCGTGCTCTACTACACCAGCCTCCGCGTGATCCGCAAGACGTTCGAGGACTGCCGCGCCGTGCGGTCGATCCTCCGTGGGTTCCGCGTGGCCGTCGACGAGCGGGATGTGGCCATGGACTCCGGATTCCTGGCGGAGCTGAAGGGGCTCCTGGGGCGGCAGCGGGGGCAGCGGTTGGGGCTCCCACAGGTGTTCATCGGGGGGCGGTACGTCGGCGGGGCGGAGGAGATCTGGCAGCTCCATGAGTCCGGCGAGCTCAAGAGGTTCGTGGAGGGGGTGGCGCCGGCGGCGCCGGCGGGCTGCGAGCGGTGCGGTGGGGTGGCGTTCGTGCTCTGCGGGAGCTGCGCCGGCAGCCACAAGCGCTACACCGACAA contains these protein-coding regions:
- the LOC105045869 gene encoding uncharacterized protein At5g39865 encodes the protein MWPRWRKGPTGPLASPTHSSFSFPTLKDVHSLLRDDEEISGAAGNSPRRPSVFHRVRISAAALRTWRTLSDPSPVPTGQEKRIVLYYTSLRVIRKTFEDCRAVRSILRGFRVAVDERDVAMDSGFLAELKGLLGRQRGQRLGLPQVFIGGRYVGGAEEIWQLHESGELKRFVEGVAPAAPAGCERCGGVAFVLCGSCAGSHKRYTDKNGFRICTACNENGLVRCPDCCPSAL